One Chitinophagales bacterium genomic window carries:
- a CDS encoding serine/threonine dehydratase: MHSEFTPQKLLQAANRIASFIHQTPVFTCSSLNHMSEAKLFFKCEHFQKGGAFKIRGATNAGLQLSPQQRQRGLATHSSGNHAQAVALIAKRLGVAAHIVMPENSTAVKVQAVAEYGGHIHFCKPTLQAREEKLAEILQQTGAAFIPPYNDERVIIGQSTVAQELFHTVTDLDMVIAPVGGGGLLSGTSLAAHFFSPHTRVYGAEPAGADDAWQSLRAGSIQPVGQPQTIADGLLATLGNITFAVIQKYSTGILVVSEEEIIHALRLIWERMKLVVEPSAAVALAAVLKNKSLFKKKRVGIILSGGNVDLTRLPFH, translated from the coding sequence ATGCACTCCGAATTTACACCGCAAAAACTACTGCAGGCAGCTAACCGCATAGCCTCTTTTATCCATCAGACACCTGTATTCACCTGCTCATCCCTGAACCACATGAGCGAGGCCAAGTTGTTTTTCAAATGTGAACATTTTCAGAAAGGCGGAGCCTTCAAAATACGGGGTGCCACAAATGCAGGATTACAGCTCAGCCCCCAACAGCGCCAAAGGGGTCTGGCTACACATTCTTCGGGTAACCATGCGCAGGCTGTAGCCCTGATAGCAAAAAGACTGGGTGTAGCGGCCCACATTGTCATGCCGGAAAACTCCACCGCGGTGAAAGTACAGGCTGTTGCGGAATATGGAGGACACATTCATTTCTGCAAACCCACCCTGCAGGCCAGGGAGGAAAAACTGGCTGAGATACTTCAGCAGACAGGGGCAGCTTTTATTCCGCCCTATAATGACGAGCGGGTTATCATTGGACAGTCTACAGTGGCACAGGAGCTGTTTCATACCGTTACAGACCTGGACATGGTGATTGCTCCGGTAGGAGGCGGAGGTTTGCTGAGTGGTACTTCGCTGGCCGCACATTTTTTCTCACCGCACACACGGGTGTACGGGGCTGAGCCCGCAGGAGCTGATGATGCATGGCAGTCGCTGCGGGCCGGTAGCATTCAACCGGTTGGCCAACCACAAACCATTGCAGACGGCCTGCTCGCCACCCTGGGCAACATTACCTTTGCCGTAATTCAAAAATATAGCACAGGAATCCTGGTAGTTTCCGAGGAAGAAATTATACATGCCCTGCGGCTGATATGGGAGCGTATGAAACTCGTTGTTGAACCTTCCGCAGCCGTAGCGCTCGCTGCTGTGCTGAAAAACAAAAGCCTCTTTAAGAAGAAGCGTGTGGGAATCATTCTCAGCGGTGGTAATGTGGACCTCACCCGCCTTCCCTTTCACTGA
- the yjgF gene encoding reactive intermediate/imine deaminase has protein sequence MADKHIIRTDRAPLPIGPYNQAVMWDNLLFISGQIALHPDTGKLMTDDIHTETKQVMENIGAILEAAGLNFSHVVKATIYLTDMSSFPVVNEVYGQYFDETTAPARETVQVAHLPKDVHVEISAIAIK, from the coding sequence ATGGCAGACAAGCATATTATCCGTACCGACCGCGCACCGCTTCCCATCGGACCCTACAATCAGGCTGTAATGTGGGATAATCTGCTTTTTATTTCCGGTCAGATTGCCCTGCATCCCGATACAGGCAAGCTGATGACTGATGACATTCACACCGAGACCAAACAGGTAATGGAAAATATTGGCGCCATACTGGAGGCAGCGGGTCTGAATTTTTCGCATGTGGTCAAGGCTACCATCTATCTTACGGACATGTCCAGTTTTCCGGTGGTCAACGAGGTGTATGGACAGTATTTTGATGAGACAACAGCACCGGCACGCGAAACCGTCCAGGTTGCCCATCTGCCTAAAGATGTGCATGTGGAAATATCGGCTATTGCCATCAAATAA